The Deltaproteobacteria bacterium region GATGAATCCTGTCGCCGAGCCGCCCTCGGCTTCGATTTCGCCGACCAGTCGATCGAGGCCTTCCCTGTCGGTCCGTCGGGCCAGGCAGGCGTGGTAGCCCTCGCAGGCAAAGCGCTTCGCCGTGGTGCCGCCGATGCCGGCACCGGCGCCGACCACGAGACAAACGGGTTTCGTCATATTGTACTCCTTGTCGTGTTGTTGAAAGGAAACGGGATCCGCATAAGCATCCGCTCGCAATCATCCATCAGTATAAGTCCTTGATTGCTTGAGGGCTTTCGCCGGGAATCGCGTTACCAACACCTGTACGCATAGTCTGCTGGTTGAGGCAGGATCTCCACGATACAGCACCTTAGCGCCGCCCAA contains the following coding sequences:
- a CDS encoding SDR family NAD(P)-dependent oxidoreductase; translated protein: MTKPVCLVVGAGAGIGGTTAKRFACEGYHACLARRTDREGLDRLVGEIEAEGGSATGFI